TAGCTGTCCCGTTGTCCTCAAAGAATGCTCCAATTTTTACGGTTTCACCCGCCTTATAGCTTTGCTTGGCAAGCGGCGTCAGTTTTAGCTGTAAATCATAGTTAAAAACAAGATTAATATCGATTTTATCCTGTGGGACCCCTTTTACCTTCAGTTTCCAATCACCTTGCTGTGGCTTCAATAGTTTGACCATTGAATAGGTTTTGGATTTAGACAGCAGTACCTGGTCTGAGGGAATCGCAAGTTCTTTTCCGGAAGGGTCAAGCAGCTTGACTTCAACTGGCTGGCTTGAGATTAAAGAGATATTTGCTTCTAAGACATTCTCATTAGGGACATTAATTTTAATATCTTGATAGTCTCCATTTGCCACTAATTGATTCACAGGAACGATTTTCAGCTTCAAATGGTTAGCGAAGATTGTGCTTAGGATTCCAGGGAGCTGATCGGCAGAGCTTGCTTCGAAAAACTTCCCATTTGTACTTTTGGCAACATTAGATAGAACGTTTTTATTTAGCTTTCCATTGGCATTTAATCCAATTGTATAGATAGGATATCCCTTAGTCTTGGCAGCGGAAACGGCTTGAGTAAGGGCCTCATCTGCCTGTTTCACTGTCTTAGATTTCTTTGGGTCGAGCTCATTATTGCCATCGGCAAGTAATACAATGAGAGGGAAGTAATGATCTTCATGACTCGAATCTAACACCTTTACAGCTTCCTTCACCCCGGAAGATATATCTGTATAGGTGTATTTTTCAAGGGAGTCGATAAATTCCTTCAGGTCCTTCTTGTCCTGTTCGGAGTGGATTTTAACCAGTGCCTTTTCCCGCATGACCTCATCCGCATAGGAAATTGCCCCAATCTTATCCCCGTTGAAGGAGGCCATATCAAT
The window above is part of the Bacillus sp. SORGH_AS_0510 genome. Proteins encoded here:
- a CDS encoding VWA domain-containing protein, whose amino-acid sequence is MIKKWISSLIVVTFLLSNIDFFHARAAGPLSSTSRIEGMLVVDVSNSMKSSDPNNISSEAMKMFIDMASFNGDKIGAISYADEVMREKALVKIHSEQDKKDLKEFIDSLEKYTYTDISSGVKEAVKVLDSSHEDHYFPLIVLLADGNNELDPKKSKTVKQADEALTQAVSAAKTKGYPIYTIGLNANGKLNKNVLSNVAKSTNGKFFEASSADQLPGILSTIFANHLKLKIVPVNQLVANGDYQDIKINVPNENVLEANISLISSQPVEVKLLDPSGKELAIPSDQVLLSKSKTYSMVKLLKPQQGDWKLKVKGVPQDKIDINLVFNYDLQLKLTPLAKQSYKAGETVKIGAFFEDNGTAIADKNIYQSMKATLYVKDLDKGKTEEVNLPAGEKGFTGQFKLGSSANYEVVVKAEDNSFFRETAPQKLAVQQSAAVPAVSKPSPMEKEKPFPWVSVILGLLGALLLVALAFILIARLKQANRGFSGQIVVEIKDEDTGERTNPQYKKLKGFKGKFRLHQLLSLSPEFAETNQILFKPAAGDSLLLINNSDCSIEKGGRAIDAKKGRDIKRNDRLRIVLKKINKSIYIEYIS